Below is a window of Chryseobacterium arthrosphaerae DNA.
TGTTTTACACCAATCCAGTTAAGAGTTTCTTTTTCTTCCTCCATTGTTGTTCTTCCGTCATAATCATAGTCTTTATAATTATTGAAAGCGTAAGAAAACTCTGAGTGAGACTGTTCCTGGGCTCTACCTTTCTCAAGGTTTCTTACACTATAATCCCAGATGAAATCTGCCTTATTATCAGCTGTAATATTGGCAAGTCCCTGCGTTCTTACTTTAAAATCCAATGTATATTTATCTAATAAAGTATAAATAAACTGGATGACAGCACCATTATAATTGGCAGTCATGGTTACTGCGTTTCCATTAACAGCAGGTGAGAAAACTAAATCTTTAGTATTGATCACCTTTCCTGTTTTATCTTTAAACTGGAATCCGTATTTAGAATTATTTTTGTTGATCAGGTAAAGTGGCTGATCGGCGTTGTCTGTTTTCTGGTTGTATGCTTTATATTTCAAAAGCTCTACTTTAGAAACCTGTCCTCCCAAGCTTGAAAACTCAAGTTTCAGTTCATTATTTCCAAGACTTGCGGTCTGGATTGCATTAGGAGTTACATTTGGATTGATATTGCTTACCTGAGCTTGTTTTACAGCATTTTTTACCTGTTCTGTCTTTTGCTGCTGAGCTTTCAGCTCCTCTTCTTTCATCTGCTTGTTCTGGAAATAGAACATAAAACCGAAGAGAACCAGGCATAAAACCGCAAAACTGATCATTTGCTTCTTATCGATTCCGTTGTTTTGTTGCATTTTATTTTATATTAAAATTTTAAACTTAAAATGTACGTACGGATGTACGTAATTTGAGCTGACAAAAATACTGTTTTTTTATCAAAACTCTATGCTTTACGTTGTTAGTATATAATAAACTCAGGCTGAGAAAAATCAACCTGAGTTTATAGCTAGACGTTTATGATAAAAATTTACCTTATTTCTTTTCGCAAGCCTTGATGAAAGCTCTGAATAAAGGATGCGGTGTTGCCACCGTACTCTTATATTCCGGGTGGTACTGAACCCCCACATAGAACGGGTGATCAGGAAGTTCCAGGGCTTCTACCAATCCTGTTTCAGGGTTAGTACCTGTAGCAAGGAAGCCGTTTTTCTCAAATTCCTGAAGATAATCACTGTTGAATTCATAACGGTGACGGTGTCTTTCAGAGATATTTTTGCTTCCATAGATATCATTCAGTCTGGAACCGTTTTTCAGAGCACATTTCCATGCTCCAAGACGCATTGTACCTCCTTTATCTACAACATTCTTCTGCTCTTCCATCAATGAGATCACAGGATCCGGAGTTGCGGTATCAAATTCCATAGAGTTTGCTTTTGTATGTCCTAAAACATTTCTGGCAAATTCAATCGTCATGATCTGCATTCCTAAACAAATTCCCAACATCGGAATTTTATTTTCTCTCGCATATTTTGCAGTAAGTACTTTTCCTTCGATTCCTCTGTCTCCGAAACCTGGAGCGACAAGGATCCCGTTCACTCCTTTCAGTACTTCTTTAATATTTTCTTCTGTAATATCTCCACTGTATACCCATCTTACTTTTACCTCAGTTTCAAGGTCAGCTCCTGCGTGCTTGAAGGCTTCAGCAATAGAAATATAGGAATCCTGAAGAGATACATATTTTCCAACCAGGGCAATCTCAACGGTTTTCTTTGGATTCTGGAATTTCTTCACAAAAGTTTTCCAGTCTTTAAGATCGGCATCTTTATCACTTTTCAGATCAAGTTCTTTTAAAACTACATCATCAAAGTTCTGCTTCTGAAGATACATCGGAACTTCATAGATCGTTTCCATATCCTTACATTCGATAACGTTTTCTAATGGAACGTTACAGAACTGGGCCAATTTGGCTCTCTGATCTTTTGGAATTTTATGTTCCGTTCTGCAAACCAATACATCAGCCATGATTCCGCTTTCCATCAACTGGCGTACAGAGTGCTGTGACGGTTTTGTCTTCAATTCTCCGCTTGAAGCCAGGTAAGGCAGTAAAGTAAGGTGAATTACCATAGAATTGTTCTCTCCCAGTTCCCATTTCAGCTGACGGACAGTTTCAATGTACGGTAAAGATTCAATGTCCCCTACAGTTCCTCCGATCTCGGTAATGATGATATCGTAGTTCTGTTTTGAAAGGATCTTAATTCTACGCTTGATTTCGTTAGTAATATGAGGAATTACCTGAACTGTTTTTCCAAGGAAGTCTCCTTTTCTTTCTTTTTCAATGACAGTCTGGTAGATTTTTCCTGTAGTAACGTTGTTGTTTTGGGATGTAGGAGCATCAAGGTAACGCTCGTAGTGACCTAAATCCAGATCCGTCTCCGCACCATCTTCAGTCACATAACACTCTCCGTGTTCATAAGGATTCAAAGTTCCCGGGTCGATATTGATATAAGGATCAAGTTTTTGGATCGTTACGTTAAAACCGCGTGATTTTAGCAATAGTCCCAGAGAAGCAGAAACGATTCCTTTTCCCAAAGATGAAGTAACACCTCCTGTCACAAAGATGTATTTTGTATTCTTTTTACTCATTAGATTAGGTTTGTGCAAAGTTAGGGGAAAAAGAAACACAAAGCAATTATTTACATTTTGAAAATACAAAAACACCCTTCAAACAATTATAAAACCTGATTAAAAAATTTATCTATATTTGGTATAGACAAATGACACAAAGCAATAACCATCATGATTTCGGTATATAAACTCAAACCAAAATTCCAGCAGCTGCTCACTCCTGTCCTGTTATTTTTACATAAGAATAAGATTACAGCCAATCAGATCACCGTTGGTTCCATCCTTTTATCAGTGATCATCGGGATATTATTCTGGAATGCCGGCATTTCAAAATGGCTGTTTTTAAGTCTACCCATCGGACTGCTTCTGAGAATGGCTTTAAATGCCCTGGACGGAATGATGGCAAGGAAATTTAATCAGACCAGTAAACTTGGAGAAGTTTTGAATGAGGTGGGCGATATTATTTCGGATGTCATTATTTTCTTTCCGCTACTGAAATTT
It encodes the following:
- a CDS encoding CTP synthase, yielding MSKKNTKYIFVTGGVTSSLGKGIVSASLGLLLKSRGFNVTIQKLDPYINIDPGTLNPYEHGECYVTEDGAETDLDLGHYERYLDAPTSQNNNVTTGKIYQTVIEKERKGDFLGKTVQVIPHITNEIKRRIKILSKQNYDIIITEIGGTVGDIESLPYIETVRQLKWELGENNSMVIHLTLLPYLASSGELKTKPSQHSVRQLMESGIMADVLVCRTEHKIPKDQRAKLAQFCNVPLENVIECKDMETIYEVPMYLQKQNFDDVVLKELDLKSDKDADLKDWKTFVKKFQNPKKTVEIALVGKYVSLQDSYISIAEAFKHAGADLETEVKVRWVYSGDITEENIKEVLKGVNGILVAPGFGDRGIEGKVLTAKYARENKIPMLGICLGMQIMTIEFARNVLGHTKANSMEFDTATPDPVISLMEEQKNVVDKGGTMRLGAWKCALKNGSRLNDIYGSKNISERHRHRYEFNSDYLQEFEKNGFLATGTNPETGLVEALELPDHPFYVGVQYHPEYKSTVATPHPLFRAFIKACEKK
- a CDS encoding CDP-alcohol phosphatidyltransferase family protein, producing the protein MISVYKLKPKFQQLLTPVLLFLHKNKITANQITVGSILLSVIIGILFWNAGISKWLFLSLPIGLLLRMALNALDGMMARKFNQTSKLGEVLNEVGDIISDVIIFFPLLKFQPESLYLIVICIILSVINEFAGLMGKTVGKERRYDGPMGKSDRALILGLYGLLMFSGVSISSVSEYIFGIINILLVISTYTRLKKSLNEA